In a single window of the Pedococcus dokdonensis genome:
- a CDS encoding sugar-binding transcriptional regulator, with product MSDDDGPAELVMLAAVARRHYLQNQSKVEIAEELGISRFKVARMLESARERGLVRIEIVRQGSLDVDLSARLHDRFGLAHAVVVDTADADPGAVRHQLGRAAAELLSEILVDGDVLGLPWSRNVHAVVGALTSLPRVEVVQLTGAIALPDFDSSAVDIVRRAARLSGGKAHVFYAPFVLDSKSSADALRRQPAVVDGLARASAVTKAVVGIGAWQPGESTIHDLLDEAERRDLSHRGVIGELAGIFFDASGKPLRPKVAARLITMDPDNLTRVPEVIAVVSGASKSTAVRAALDGGLVQGLVVDSTLAEVLLAG from the coding sequence GTGAGCGACGACGACGGCCCCGCCGAGCTGGTCATGCTGGCTGCCGTCGCCCGACGCCACTACCTCCAGAACCAGTCCAAGGTCGAGATCGCCGAGGAGCTCGGGATCAGCCGGTTCAAGGTCGCGCGGATGCTGGAGTCGGCGCGCGAGCGCGGCCTGGTGCGGATCGAGATCGTGCGCCAGGGCTCCCTCGACGTCGACCTCTCGGCCCGGCTGCACGACCGGTTCGGACTGGCCCACGCGGTCGTCGTCGACACCGCGGACGCCGACCCGGGAGCGGTGCGCCACCAGCTGGGCCGAGCGGCCGCCGAGCTCCTCTCCGAGATCCTCGTCGACGGCGACGTGCTCGGCCTGCCGTGGTCGCGCAACGTCCACGCCGTCGTCGGTGCCCTGACCAGCCTGCCCCGCGTCGAGGTGGTCCAGCTGACCGGCGCGATCGCCCTGCCGGACTTCGACAGCAGTGCCGTCGACATCGTCCGGAGGGCAGCCCGTTTGTCCGGTGGCAAGGCACATGTCTTCTATGCCCCGTTCGTCCTCGACAGCAAATCGAGCGCCGATGCGCTGCGTCGCCAACCGGCGGTGGTCGATGGCCTCGCCCGCGCCTCGGCGGTGACCAAGGCGGTCGTCGGGATCGGCGCCTGGCAGCCCGGTGAGTCCACCATCCACGACCTGCTCGACGAGGCCGAGCGGCGTGACCTCAGCCACCGTGGAGTGATCGGCGAGCTGGCCGGCATCTTCTTCGACGCGAGCGGAAAACCGTTGCGCCCCAAGGTCGCTGCGCGACTGATCACGATGGACCCCGACAACCTGACACGGGTCCCCGAGGTCATCGCCGTGGTCTCCGGCGCCTCGAAGTCGACGGCGGTCCGGGCCGCGCTCGACGGCGGGCTGGTGCAGGGCCTGGTCGTCGACTCGACCCTGGCCGAGGTGCTGCTCGCCGGCTGA
- a CDS encoding ABC transporter substrate-binding protein: MRSRNSKAALVAATTGLALSLSACAGWGGGGVGGGGADSINVLMVNNPQMIDLQKLTADNFTKETGIKVNFTVLPENDVRDKISQEFSSQAGQYDVASLSNFEIPIYAKAKWIAPLDSYLAADTEFDQADILKSMTTSLSSEGKVYGEPFYGESSFLMYRKDVLQAKGITMPAKPTWQEVADIAAKVDGAEPGMKGICLRGQPGWGQLFAPLTTVVNTFGGTWFDQDWTPRVDAPEFKAAVSFYVDLVRAHGEKGAPQAGFTECLNNLIQGNVAMWYDATSAAGSLEADGSKFKGKFGYAPAPVVKTESSGWLYAWSWSIQQASTKKDNAWKFISWASGKKYENLVGSQIGWTSVPAGKRASTYENPDYLKVSSAFAEPTRAAIEAADPENPGVQPRPAIGIQFVDIPEFPDLGTQVSQDVSSAIAGKTSVDDALERGQELAEDVAERYQARGQ; the protein is encoded by the coding sequence GTGCGAAGTCGAAACTCCAAGGCCGCGCTGGTCGCGGCGACGACGGGACTGGCCCTGAGCCTGTCGGCGTGTGCCGGCTGGGGAGGCGGGGGTGTGGGCGGCGGCGGCGCCGACAGCATCAACGTGCTCATGGTCAACAACCCCCAGATGATCGACCTGCAGAAGCTGACGGCCGACAACTTCACCAAGGAGACCGGCATCAAGGTCAACTTCACGGTGCTCCCCGAGAACGACGTCCGCGACAAGATCAGCCAGGAGTTCTCCAGCCAGGCCGGTCAGTACGACGTGGCGTCGCTCAGCAACTTCGAGATCCCGATCTACGCCAAGGCGAAGTGGATCGCGCCCCTCGACTCCTATCTCGCCGCGGACACCGAGTTCGACCAGGCCGACATCCTCAAGTCGATGACCACCTCGCTGTCGAGCGAGGGCAAGGTCTACGGCGAGCCGTTCTACGGTGAGTCCTCGTTCCTCATGTACCGCAAGGACGTCCTGCAGGCGAAGGGCATCACCATGCCCGCGAAGCCGACCTGGCAGGAGGTCGCCGACATCGCGGCGAAGGTCGACGGTGCGGAGCCCGGCATGAAGGGCATCTGCCTGCGCGGCCAGCCCGGCTGGGGCCAGCTCTTCGCCCCCCTCACCACCGTCGTCAACACCTTCGGCGGCACCTGGTTCGACCAGGACTGGACGCCCCGGGTGGATGCGCCGGAGTTCAAGGCCGCGGTGAGCTTCTACGTCGACCTGGTGCGGGCCCACGGCGAGAAGGGCGCCCCGCAGGCCGGCTTCACCGAGTGCCTCAACAACCTCATCCAGGGCAACGTCGCCATGTGGTACGACGCCACCTCCGCGGCCGGCTCGCTCGAGGCGGACGGCTCGAAGTTCAAGGGCAAGTTCGGCTACGCGCCCGCCCCGGTCGTCAAGACCGAGTCCTCCGGCTGGCTCTACGCCTGGTCATGGTCGATCCAGCAGGCGAGCACCAAGAAGGACAACGCCTGGAAGTTCATCTCCTGGGCCAGTGGCAAGAAGTACGAGAACCTCGTCGGCAGCCAGATCGGGTGGACCAGCGTGCCGGCCGGCAAGCGGGCCTCCACCTACGAGAACCCCGACTACCTCAAGGTCTCCTCGGCGTTCGCCGAACCGACCAGGGCCGCGATCGAGGCCGCCGACCCCGAGAACCCGGGCGTGCAGCCGAGACCCGCGATCGGCATCCAGTTCGTCGACATCCCCGAGTTCCCGGACCTCGGCACGCAGGTCAGCCAGGACGTCAGCTCGGCGATCGCCGGCAAGACCTCCGTGGACGACGCCCTCGAACGCGGCCAGGAGCTCGCCGAGGACGTCGCAGAGCGCTATCAGGCAAGGGGTCAGTGA
- a CDS encoding carbohydrate ABC transporter permease, with protein MMSATTETRAGSGTTRPPAPSKALQRSGDWARRAPLLPALIFTILMTQLPFVATIVISFMNWNAYYPDERGFAGFDNFARVFTDTNTRKAVVVTILLTVSVVLICLVLGLGIALLLDRKFRGQGIVRTMMITPFLVVPVAAALLWKHALYNPEYGLFNGLLKTVFGDNAPQPDWITNNPLAAIIAALVWQWTPFMMLILLAGLQSRPLDVVEAARIDGASSWQIFTNMTLPHLRQYIELSGLLGAIYVVQNFDHVFTITSGGLGTANLPYFIYQTFYTAQDYGRASAAGVVVVIGTIIIATAALRTAFSLFREES; from the coding sequence GTGATGAGTGCGACCACCGAGACCAGGGCCGGCTCCGGCACCACGAGGCCACCCGCCCCGAGCAAGGCACTGCAGCGCTCGGGTGACTGGGCCCGTCGGGCGCCGCTGCTCCCGGCGCTCATCTTCACCATCCTCATGACGCAGCTGCCGTTCGTCGCGACGATCGTCATCTCGTTCATGAACTGGAACGCCTACTACCCCGACGAGCGGGGGTTCGCCGGCTTCGACAACTTCGCCCGCGTCTTCACTGACACCAACACCCGCAAGGCGGTCGTCGTCACCATCCTGCTGACCGTGTCGGTGGTGCTGATCTGCCTGGTGCTGGGTCTCGGGATCGCGCTCCTGCTGGACCGCAAGTTCCGTGGCCAGGGGATCGTCCGCACCATGATGATCACGCCGTTCCTCGTCGTCCCGGTGGCGGCGGCGCTGCTCTGGAAGCACGCGCTCTACAACCCCGAGTACGGCCTGTTCAACGGCCTGCTCAAGACGGTCTTCGGCGACAACGCACCACAGCCCGACTGGATCACCAACAACCCACTCGCCGCGATCATCGCCGCGCTGGTCTGGCAGTGGACGCCGTTCATGATGCTGATCCTGTTGGCGGGCCTGCAGAGCCGGCCGCTCGACGTGGTCGAGGCCGCCCGCATCGACGGTGCCAGCTCGTGGCAGATCTTCACCAACATGACGCTGCCCCACCTGCGCCAGTACATCGAGCTGTCCGGGCTGCTCGGGGCGATCTACGTGGTCCAGAACTTCGACCACGTCTTCACCATCACGTCAGGCGGACTGGGCACCGCCAACCTCCCGTACTTCATCTACCAGACCTTCTACACCGCGCAGGACTACGGGCGGGCGTCCGCCGCCGGGGTCGTCGTGGTGATCGGCACGATCATCATCGCCACCGCAGCGCTGCGGACGGCGTTCAGCCTGTTCAGGGAGGAGTCCTGA
- a CDS encoding carbohydrate ABC transporter permease has protein sequence MSATTENTRAPQEINHAKPPRSGVLLSAAAWIVGILFALPVLWMILTSLHSENDAAKNPPDFFAPLSLDGYRSFFDAGPWPPLLNSLTASVLSTVLVLLLAFPAAYALSIRPVKKWTDVLFFFLSTKMLPIVAGILPLYLFAQKVGLLDNIWWLILLYTSMNLPIAVWMLRSFLAEVPVEMLEAASVDGASLTRTLKDIVAPVVMPGIASAALICFIFSWNELLLARVLTSTVAGTAPVFLTGFVTSQGLFLAKVCAASFVVSLPVLAAGFAAQDKLVQGLSMGAVK, from the coding sequence ATGAGCGCCACCACCGAGAACACCCGCGCCCCGCAGGAGATCAACCACGCCAAGCCGCCCCGCAGCGGCGTGCTGCTGTCCGCGGCCGCCTGGATCGTGGGCATCCTGTTCGCGCTACCCGTGCTGTGGATGATCCTCACCTCGCTGCACAGCGAGAACGACGCGGCCAAGAACCCACCCGACTTCTTCGCGCCGCTGTCGCTCGACGGCTACCGCTCGTTCTTCGACGCCGGGCCCTGGCCGCCGCTGCTCAACTCGCTGACCGCCAGCGTGCTGTCGACCGTGCTGGTGCTGCTGCTGGCGTTCCCGGCGGCCTACGCCCTGTCGATCCGGCCGGTGAAGAAGTGGACCGACGTCCTGTTCTTCTTCCTGTCGACCAAGATGCTGCCGATCGTGGCGGGCATCCTGCCGCTCTACCTGTTCGCCCAGAAGGTCGGGCTGCTCGACAACATCTGGTGGCTGATCCTGCTCTACACGTCGATGAACCTGCCGATCGCGGTGTGGATGCTGCGTTCCTTCCTCGCCGAGGTGCCGGTGGAGATGCTCGAGGCGGCCTCGGTCGACGGCGCCAGCCTGACCCGGACCCTCAAGGACATCGTCGCGCCGGTCGTGATGCCCGGCATCGCCTCCGCCGCGCTGATCTGCTTCATCTTCAGCTGGAACGAGCTGCTCCTCGCCCGGGTGCTGACCAGCACGGTGGCGGGAACCGCGCCGGTGTTCTTGACTGGGTTCGTGACCAGCCAGGGCCTGTTCCTCGCCAAGGTGTGCGCGGCGTCGTTCGTCGTGTCGCTGCCCGTCCTCGCGGCCGGGTTCGCCGCCCAGGACAAGCTCGTCCAGGGCCTGTCGATGGGTGCGGTGAAGTGA
- a CDS encoding mannitol dehydrogenase family protein, producing the protein MTGVAPVALSDDTLGNLRAEVGRPAYDRSEVTASIVHFGVGGFHRAHEAMYLDALMNDGQALEWGLCGVGALPHDRRIIDTLRQQDGLYTLVVKHPDGHREPRVIGSIVEVMFAPDDPQAVVDRLADDQTRIVSLTITEGGYLVNQVTGEFDADDPSIQADLAADFAGGDGPTTVFGFIVAGLDRRRREGRAPFTVMSCDNLPDNGDVAKKMIGAFARARDPELADWMAAEVAFPNCMVDRITPVTAPEDIAHLADDFGVADAWPVVCEPFTQWVLEDRFGQGRPPFEDAGVQMVDDVVPYELMKLRLLNASHQALCYLGYLSGYRYAHEVCQDPLFARFLLSYMEDEGSPTLPEVPGVDLDAYRHQLVERFANPEVRDTLARLCAESSDRIPKWLVPVIKANLRDGGAVELSALVVASWARYAEGVDEQGRPIEVVDRLRDRVMAAAARQSDDPLAFIRDRDLFDDLADDERFATAYTAALDSLHRNGARATLESRAALGART; encoded by the coding sequence GTGACGGGAGTCGCCCCCGTCGCCCTGTCCGACGACACCCTCGGCAACCTCCGCGCGGAGGTGGGCCGACCGGCATACGACCGCTCGGAGGTGACGGCGAGCATCGTGCACTTCGGGGTGGGCGGGTTCCACCGCGCGCACGAGGCGATGTACCTCGATGCCCTGATGAACGACGGCCAGGCCCTCGAGTGGGGGCTGTGCGGAGTGGGCGCGCTGCCGCACGACCGCAGGATCATCGACACGCTGCGGCAGCAGGACGGGCTCTACACCCTCGTCGTCAAGCACCCTGACGGCCACCGCGAGCCCCGCGTCATCGGGAGCATCGTCGAGGTGATGTTCGCGCCCGACGACCCACAGGCGGTGGTCGACCGGCTGGCCGACGACCAGACCCGGATCGTGTCGCTGACCATCACCGAGGGCGGCTACCTCGTCAACCAGGTGACCGGGGAGTTCGACGCCGACGACCCCTCGATCCAGGCCGACCTCGCGGCCGACTTCGCCGGAGGCGACGGTCCCACCACGGTCTTCGGGTTCATCGTGGCCGGCCTGGACCGCCGTCGCCGCGAGGGCAGGGCGCCGTTCACCGTGATGAGCTGCGACAACCTGCCCGACAACGGCGACGTGGCCAAGAAGATGATCGGCGCCTTCGCGCGGGCGCGCGACCCCGAGCTCGCCGACTGGATGGCGGCCGAGGTGGCCTTCCCCAACTGCATGGTCGACCGGATCACCCCGGTCACCGCCCCCGAGGACATCGCGCACCTGGCCGACGACTTCGGGGTGGCGGACGCGTGGCCGGTGGTCTGCGAGCCCTTCACCCAGTGGGTGCTCGAGGACCGGTTCGGACAGGGCCGGCCGCCGTTCGAGGACGCCGGGGTGCAGATGGTCGACGACGTCGTCCCCTACGAGCTGATGAAGCTGCGGCTGCTCAACGCCAGCCACCAAGCCCTGTGCTACCTCGGCTACCTGTCGGGCTACCGCTACGCCCACGAGGTCTGCCAGGACCCGCTGTTCGCCCGCTTCCTGTTGTCCTACATGGAGGACGAGGGCAGCCCGACCCTGCCCGAGGTGCCCGGGGTCGACCTCGACGCCTACCGTCACCAGCTGGTCGAGCGGTTCGCCAACCCGGAGGTGCGCGACACGCTGGCCCGGCTCTGCGCGGAGTCCAGCGACCGGATCCCGAAGTGGCTGGTGCCGGTCATCAAGGCCAACCTGCGCGACGGTGGGGCCGTCGAGCTGTCTGCCCTCGTCGTCGCGTCGTGGGCCCGCTACGCCGAGGGTGTGGACGAGCAGGGCCGGCCGATCGAGGTGGTCGACCGGCTCAGGGACCGGGTGATGGCAGCAGCCGCGCGGCAGTCCGACGACCCGCTCGCCTTCATCCGGGACCGCGACCTGTTCGACGACCTGGCCGACGACGAGCGGTTTGCCACGGCATACACGGCTGCGCTGGACTCGCTGCACCGCAACGGAGCCCGCGCGACCCTCGAATCCCGCGCGGCTCTCGGGGCCCGCACCTAG
- a CDS encoding xylulokinase: MPDAPRTLVAGVDSSTQSTKVVVCDATTGEMVRSGRAPHPDGTAVHPDRWWEAFTVATADGLLDDVAAIAVGGQQHGMCALDDQGDVVRDALLWNDTRSAQAARDLTDELGGPQEWVRRTGSALVPSFTVTKVRWLAEHEPDNAARVHDVVLPHDWLTAQILKQGNGFERYTTDRGDASGTGYFSSSTDSYLPDLQELALGRVFGVPAVLRPSEIAGRTEGGMVVGPGTGDNAGAALGLGLRHGDVVVSLGTSGAVFADADQPVADPNGLIASFASASGGHLPLMATLNAARVLTAAAKLLGTDLAGLDRLALAAEPGAGGLTLLPYLDGERSPNLPDATGTLGGLTRSNATPENLARAAVEGMLANLVAGVSDVRRLGLPVERVVLIGGAARSEAVRAVAPGLFGVPVAIPEPGEYVGLGAARQAAWVLGGSAAPPEWEVRYEATLDPPADDVGASVLDRYAGLLATVHPS; this comes from the coding sequence ATGCCCGATGCCCCACGCACCCTCGTCGCCGGGGTCGACTCGTCGACCCAGTCGACGAAGGTCGTCGTCTGCGACGCCACGACCGGTGAGATGGTGCGCTCCGGTCGGGCCCCCCACCCCGACGGCACCGCCGTGCACCCCGACCGATGGTGGGAGGCGTTCACCGTCGCGACGGCCGACGGACTGCTCGACGACGTCGCCGCGATCGCCGTGGGTGGCCAGCAACACGGGATGTGCGCCCTCGACGATCAGGGCGACGTGGTGCGAGATGCGTTGCTGTGGAACGACACCCGCTCTGCGCAGGCCGCCCGCGACCTGACCGACGAGCTGGGTGGCCCGCAGGAGTGGGTGCGCCGGACGGGGTCGGCTCTGGTGCCCAGCTTCACTGTCACGAAGGTGCGCTGGCTCGCCGAGCACGAGCCCGACAACGCAGCCCGGGTCCACGACGTGGTGCTCCCGCACGACTGGCTCACCGCGCAGATCCTCAAGCAGGGCAACGGTTTCGAGCGCTACACCACCGACCGGGGCGATGCCTCGGGCACCGGCTACTTCTCCAGCAGCACCGACAGCTATCTCCCCGACCTGCAGGAGCTTGCGCTCGGCCGGGTCTTCGGCGTGCCCGCGGTGCTGCGGCCGTCAGAGATCGCCGGTCGCACCGAGGGCGGCATGGTCGTCGGCCCCGGCACCGGCGACAACGCCGGCGCCGCGCTGGGCCTCGGGCTCCGCCACGGCGACGTCGTGGTCTCGCTCGGCACCAGCGGCGCGGTCTTCGCCGACGCCGACCAGCCGGTGGCCGACCCCAACGGGCTGATCGCGTCGTTCGCGAGCGCCTCCGGTGGCCACCTGCCGCTGATGGCGACCCTCAACGCCGCCCGGGTGCTGACCGCGGCGGCCAAGCTGCTCGGCACCGACCTGGCCGGGCTCGACCGGCTCGCCCTCGCCGCGGAGCCGGGGGCGGGCGGGCTGACGCTGCTCCCCTACCTCGACGGCGAGCGCAGCCCCAACCTCCCCGACGCCACCGGCACGCTCGGCGGGCTCACCCGCTCGAACGCCACCCCCGAGAACCTCGCCCGCGCCGCCGTCGAGGGCATGCTCGCCAACCTCGTCGCGGGCGTCTCCGACGTGCGGCGGCTCGGGCTCCCGGTCGAACGCGTGGTGCTCATCGGTGGCGCGGCACGCTCGGAGGCGGTGCGGGCGGTGGCCCCGGGACTGTTCGGGGTGCCGGTCGCGATCCCCGAGCCGGGCGAGTACGTCGGGCTGGGCGCCGCCCGCCAGGCCGCCTGGGTGCTGGGTGGCAGTGCCGCCCCGCCCGAGTGGGAGGTGCGCTACGAGGCGACCCTCGACCCGCCCGCCGATGACGTGGGGGCCTCCGTGCTCGACCGGTATGCCGGGCTGCTGGCCACCGTCCACCCCTCCTGA
- a CDS encoding cupin domain-containing protein gives MSYPPPLYEGSTGEVSATIRLSDTEPDVVYPNGNRVHYLSRGESTGGLFGLYRWEFAGPRSGPDAHFHKTLAESFYVLSGEVSIFDGTRWNTTRPGDYVHVPPGGLHGFHNEWGPASMLLHFAPGAPREGYFEGLARVAAGETMTDRERDDFMRYHDNYWVD, from the coding sequence ATGAGCTACCCACCACCCCTCTACGAGGGCAGCACCGGCGAGGTCAGTGCGACCATCCGGCTGAGCGACACGGAGCCGGATGTCGTCTACCCCAACGGCAACCGGGTGCACTACCTGTCGAGGGGTGAGTCCACCGGCGGGCTCTTCGGGCTCTACCGGTGGGAGTTCGCCGGGCCCAGGTCCGGCCCCGACGCGCATTTCCACAAGACGCTCGCCGAGTCGTTCTACGTCCTCTCGGGTGAGGTCAGCATCTTCGACGGCACCCGCTGGAACACCACCCGACCGGGCGACTACGTGCACGTGCCCCCTGGTGGGCTGCACGGCTTCCACAACGAGTGGGGCCCGGCGTCGATGCTGCTGCACTTCGCCCCGGGTGCTCCGCGAGAGGGCTACTTCGAGGGGCTGGCCAGGGTGGCGGCCGGCGAGACGATGACCGACCGGGAGCGCGACGACTTCATGCGCTACCACGACAACTACTGGGTCGACTGA
- a CDS encoding PucR family transcriptional regulator, whose protein sequence is MLAVTDLVATLGGLLTLGVPRQGAEVDDLTIAEPGQGIVGQPGDLVLGVGVESAEAAADLVRRAAEAGAGGVVLRRGIARRRTVRDRARRSGVALVELAEQASWAHLVWLLRGVIDRAAVGPGRHEDAPVQDDLFALADAAAALVDAPVTIEDAQSRVLAYSSRQDLTDPARVSTIVGRRVPDEVLATLRAQGVFRRLARSAEPVFVPASGGTKPRLVIPVRAGGEWLGSIWAVVEERPPAALVGELVQTSSVVALHLLRLRAQADLSRRVAADRLRGVLSGNVAGAADWLPPGPWRVVALGGDGDPARLLDVWESVCRRHAWNQPLLADLDGRGYAVVRDSDEASPGSWAWLREVVAQARRESLALTARAGRTAYAPADLERSRGEAQETDRVVAPGTAVATHEQVWAEVTVARAAGALSADLLGPLAALRDHDAEHHSEHLRTLAAWLDHPGAPTAAARAIHVHPNTMRYRMARIADLAGLDLDDPTVRLATRLQLAALTTP, encoded by the coding sequence GTGCTCGCCGTCACCGACCTCGTCGCCACGCTGGGTGGGCTGCTCACGCTCGGGGTGCCCCGTCAGGGCGCTGAGGTCGACGACCTGACCATCGCCGAACCCGGGCAGGGGATCGTGGGTCAACCCGGTGACCTGGTGCTCGGGGTGGGGGTCGAGTCGGCCGAGGCCGCCGCTGACCTGGTGCGCCGGGCTGCGGAGGCGGGCGCTGGCGGCGTGGTGCTGAGGCGGGGGATCGCCCGGCGGCGCACCGTCCGCGACCGCGCGCGGCGCAGTGGCGTCGCGCTGGTCGAGCTGGCCGAGCAGGCGTCGTGGGCCCACCTCGTCTGGCTGCTGCGCGGCGTCATCGACCGCGCGGCCGTGGGACCGGGGCGACACGAGGACGCGCCGGTGCAGGACGACCTCTTCGCGCTCGCCGACGCCGCGGCCGCGCTGGTCGACGCGCCGGTCACCATCGAGGACGCGCAGTCCCGGGTGCTCGCCTACTCCTCGCGCCAGGACCTCACCGACCCGGCCCGCGTCTCCACCATCGTCGGCCGGCGGGTGCCCGACGAGGTGCTGGCCACGCTCCGGGCCCAGGGCGTCTTCCGCCGGCTGGCCCGATCGGCCGAGCCGGTCTTCGTCCCCGCCTCGGGGGGCACCAAACCGCGCCTCGTCATCCCGGTACGGGCCGGTGGTGAGTGGCTCGGCTCGATCTGGGCGGTGGTCGAGGAGCGTCCCCCCGCCGCGCTGGTCGGCGAGCTCGTGCAGACCTCCTCGGTGGTGGCGCTGCACCTGCTGCGGCTCCGGGCGCAGGCCGACCTGTCGCGCCGGGTGGCCGCCGACCGGCTGCGCGGGGTGCTCTCCGGCAACGTCGCCGGAGCCGCCGACTGGCTGCCCCCGGGGCCGTGGCGGGTCGTCGCGCTCGGGGGCGACGGTGACCCGGCCCGGCTGCTCGACGTGTGGGAGTCGGTGTGCCGCCGGCACGCCTGGAACCAGCCGCTGCTCGCCGACCTCGACGGCCGCGGGTATGCCGTGGTGCGCGACAGCGACGAGGCGTCACCCGGCTCGTGGGCCTGGCTGCGCGAGGTGGTCGCCCAGGCCCGCCGCGAGTCGCTGGCGCTGACGGCGCGCGCCGGCCGCACGGCATACGCACCCGCGGACCTCGAGCGGTCGCGAGGTGAGGCGCAGGAGACCGACCGGGTGGTGGCGCCGGGCACCGCTGTCGCGACGCACGAGCAGGTGTGGGCCGAGGTCACCGTCGCCCGAGCCGCCGGCGCCCTCTCGGCCGACCTGCTCGGCCCGCTGGCGGCGCTGCGCGACCACGACGCCGAGCACCACAGCGAGCACCTGCGCACCCTGGCCGCCTGGCTCGACCACCCGGGCGCCCCGACCGCCGCCGCGCGCGCGATCCACGTGCACCCCAACACGATGCGCTACCGGATGGCCCGGATCGCCGACCTCGCCGGGCTCGACCTCGACGACCCCACCGTCCGCCTCGCCACCCGGCTCCAGCTCGCCGCGCTCACCACCCCCTGA
- a CDS encoding NAD(P)/FAD-dependent oxidoreductase, producing MAPITAAGLPVPQRVAVVGAGMVGLSTAWFLQEHGVEVTVLDREGVAAGSSWGNAGWLTPGIATPLPEPAVLKYGLRAVLSPSSPVYVPPSADPKFLKFVTGFTKNSTMKQWKKAMGSLVPVNDLSLESFDLLRDGGVQAETREAKSFLASYRTEAERATLLEEIEHIHAAGQDIEFDALTGDQARAIEPSLSDEIGSAILLKGQRFIDPGTYVHALADSVKARGGKIMDAATVADIRDTGAGVVVTTAEGSVEEFDAAVLATGAWLGKLARQFGVKNVVQAGRGYSFSVAIDHVPNGPVYFPAQRVACTPIGDRLRVAGMMEFRKPEAALDQRRIRAIAEAARPLLRGADLDNRQDEWVGSRPCTVDGLPLIGATKSPRVFAAGGHGMWGITLGPVTGRLLAETMVTGKQVEQLKPFDPMR from the coding sequence ATGGCCCCCATCACCGCAGCAGGTCTCCCCGTCCCCCAGCGTGTCGCCGTCGTCGGCGCCGGCATGGTCGGTCTGTCGACCGCCTGGTTCCTCCAGGAGCACGGTGTCGAGGTGACCGTCCTCGACCGCGAGGGCGTCGCCGCCGGGTCGTCGTGGGGCAACGCCGGCTGGCTGACGCCGGGCATCGCGACGCCGCTGCCGGAGCCCGCCGTCCTCAAGTACGGCCTGCGCGCGGTGCTGTCGCCGAGCTCGCCGGTGTACGTACCGCCGAGCGCCGACCCCAAGTTCCTCAAGTTCGTCACCGGGTTCACCAAGAACTCGACGATGAAGCAGTGGAAGAAGGCGATGGGCTCGCTCGTGCCCGTCAACGACCTGTCGCTGGAGAGCTTCGACCTGCTGCGCGACGGTGGCGTGCAGGCCGAGACGCGCGAGGCGAAGTCGTTCCTCGCGTCATACCGCACGGAGGCCGAGCGGGCCACGCTGCTCGAGGAGATCGAGCACATCCACGCCGCCGGCCAGGACATCGAGTTCGACGCCCTGACCGGTGACCAGGCCCGCGCCATCGAGCCCAGCCTGTCCGACGAGATCGGCTCGGCCATCCTGCTCAAGGGCCAGCGCTTCATCGACCCGGGCACCTACGTGCACGCGCTCGCCGACTCGGTGAAGGCTCGGGGCGGCAAGATCATGGACGCCGCGACGGTGGCCGACATCCGCGACACCGGCGCCGGCGTCGTCGTCACCACCGCCGAGGGCTCGGTCGAGGAGTTCGACGCCGCCGTCCTCGCGACCGGCGCCTGGCTCGGCAAGCTCGCGCGGCAGTTCGGCGTCAAGAACGTCGTCCAGGCCGGCCGCGGCTACTCGTTCTCGGTCGCGATCGACCACGTCCCCAACGGCCCGGTCTACTTCCCCGCCCAGCGGGTGGCCTGCACGCCGATCGGCGACCGCCTGCGCGTCGCCGGGATGATGGAGTTCCGCAAGCCCGAGGCCGCCCTCGACCAGCGCCGCATCCGGGCCATCGCCGAGGCCGCCCGCCCGCTGCTGCGCGGCGCCGACCTCGACAACCGCCAGGACGAGTGGGTCGGCTCGCGTCCCTGCACGGTCGACGGCCTGCCGCTGATCGGGGCCACGAAGTCGCCGCGCGTCTTTGCCGCCGGTGGTCACGGCATGTGGGGCATCACCCTCGGCCCGGTCACCGGCCGCCTCCTCGCCGAGACGATGGTCACCGGCAAGCAGGTCGAGCAGCTCAAGCCGTTCGACCCCATGCGCTGA
- a CDS encoding metal-sensitive transcriptional regulator, with amino-acid sequence MSESATHHGYHDQKDSHLKRLRRVEGQIRGLQRMVEEDKYCIDILTQVSAATKALQSFSLELLEEHLEHCVVDAARRGGPEAQDKVREASDAIARLVRS; translated from the coding sequence ATGAGTGAGAGCGCGACCCACCACGGTTACCACGACCAGAAGGACAGCCATCTCAAGCGGCTGCGCCGGGTCGAGGGCCAGATCCGCGGGCTGCAGCGCATGGTCGAGGAGGACAAGTACTGCATCGACATCCTCACCCAGGTGTCGGCCGCCACCAAGGCGCTGCAGTCCTTCTCGCTCGAGCTGCTGGAGGAGCACCTCGAGCACTGCGTCGTCGACGCCGCCCGGCGCGGCGGTCCCGAGGCGCAGGACAAGGTCCGCGAGGCCTCCGACGCCATCGCGCGGCTGGTCCGGTCCTGA